In Mustelus asterias chromosome 30, sMusAst1.hap1.1, whole genome shotgun sequence, a genomic segment contains:
- the LOC144480695 gene encoding uncharacterized protein LOC144480695: KYIAAFTAGRDCTRAVCADEASTFGPTWRVTRTPGTVEKPWKCGDCGKGFPSPSALEPHRRIHTGERPFSCSVCGKGFTQSSHLLTHRRVHTEERPFTCPECGKGFSNSSHLLTHRRVHTGERPFSCPVCGKGFGDSSTRRKHQRVHTGERPYTCPACGKRFIQSSHLVTHRQVHTGERPFACPECGMGFTQSSHLLRHQRIHTGERPFTCSECGKGFSDSSSLLTHQRVHTGERPFTCSVCGKRFTQLSNLLRHQRAHK; this comes from the coding sequence aaatacatcgcagcattcacagcggggagagactgcacCCGTGCTGTGTGtgcggacgaggcttcaactTTTGGTCCAacttggagagtcacaaggacaccggGCACcgtggagaaaccgtggaaatgtggggactgcgggaagggattcCCTTCCCCATCTGCACTGGAACCTCAccgacgcattcacaccggggagaggccgttcagctgctccgtgtgtgggaagggattcactcagtcgtccCACCTGCTGACGCACCGACGCGTCCACACCGAGGagcggccgttcacctgccccgaGTGCGGCAAGGGATTCAGCAACTCCTCCCACCTCCTGACGCACCGGCGggtccacaccggggagaggccgttcagctgccccGTGTGCGGGAAGGGGTTCGGCGACTCATCCACCCGGCGGAAGCACCAGCGggtccacaccggggagaggccgtacacCTGCCCCGCGTGCGGGAAGAGGTTCATTCAGTCGTCCCACCTGGTGACGCACCGGCAggtccacaccggggagaggccgttcgcctGCCCCGAGTGCGGGATGGGGTTCACTCAGTCGTCCCACCTGCTGaggcaccagcggattcacaccggggagaggccgttcacctgctccgagtgcgggaaaggattcagtgaCTCATCGTCTCTGCtgactcaccagcgagttcacaccggggagaggccgttcacctgctccgtgtgtgggaagagattcactcagttgtccaacctgctgagacaccagcgagctcacaagTGA